The Macrobrachium nipponense isolate FS-2020 chromosome 27, ASM1510439v2, whole genome shotgun sequence genome includes a region encoding these proteins:
- the LOC135200919 gene encoding uncharacterized protein LOC135200919: protein MAMCLRNLSSSEDEDALEGGRGDEEEEESSPISDSPFFSVSSPGDSDVFLQESAFGSFTSYGEPGSVAFPATPSYMSSKQSSSSSVKSRSSQRSSSSDSSASTTKQGTMTKLFRRSVSLIVRSRSGVELSSMESFEFTSPLSQIKDSLLHIYRTNTLPHQGLCRFHEMLAELVFSGGGGCFERWWKEEVVPTGTRMLAVMVACPKDGDQIEALLNSWHLLYRKTLPLLQAAMVPLNTINVRKDVLEAFRDSVLPYSGIKTALKSEARMMKERRWKLKQMILILARLGPCQCRLTRREERRSQDENKVADFSLGSSSPLEPVPEVAPSSTISDLGPSLPSPWNAPRINELVYLLMDERGDERTEISSSQLEEILHLHHGQGDNFQFNIKLSSLQRQERLPSPGHWLTRNPTSVHSLEELLRSAASR from the exons atggcaATGTGTCTAAGGAATCTCTCGAGCAGCGAAGACGAGGACGCCTTGGAAGGGGGaagaggagatgaagaagaagaagaatcctcgcCGATCAGCGACAGTCCATTCTTCTCGGTTTCCTCACCAGGTGACTCTGATGTCTTCCTTCAAGAGTCGGCTTTTGGTTCCTTCACTTCGTACGGGGAACCAGGCAGTGTGGCCTTCCCTGCAACCCCATCCTACATGAGTAGCAAGCAGTCATCTTCCTCTAG CGTGAAGAGCAGGTCATCACAGCGCAGCTCGAGTAGCGACAGCAGCGCCTCGACCACCAAGCAAGGAACAATGACCAAACTCTTCAGGAGGTCCGTGTCCCTCATCGTCAGGTCCCGGAGCGGCGTGGAGCTCTCGTCGATGGAGTCCTTCGAGTTCACCAGTCCTCTGAGTCAGATCAAAGACAGTCTCCTGCACATTTACCGCACGAACACGCTGCCTCATCAGGGTCTGTGTCGCTTCCATGAGATG TTGGCAGAGCTGGTGTTCAGTGGCGGGGGAGGGTGCTTCGAGAGGTGGTGGAAGGAGGAGGTGGTACCAACGGGGACGCGAATGTTGGCAGTTATGGTGGCGTGTCCCAAAGATGGCGACCAGATAGAGGCACTTCTCAACTCTTGGCATCTTCTTTACAGGAAGACCTTGCCTTTATTGCAGGCTGCCATGGTGCCTCTTAAT ACCATAAACGTAAGGAAGGATGTCCTAGAGGCCTTTCGGGACAGCGTCTTGCCCTACTCTGGAATCAAGACAGCCCTTAAGTCTGAGGCCCGGATGATGAAGGAGAGACGGTGGAAATTGAAGCAAATGATTCTGATATTGGCG AGACTAGGCCCATGCCAGTGTCGCCTGACCCGTCGTGAGGAAAGGAGGTCCCAGGACGAGAATAAGGTAGCAGACTTCTCGCTCGGATCCTCGAGCCCACTGGAGCCTGTCCCGGAAGTGGCACCTTCGAGTACCATCTCGGACCTTGGGCCATCCTTACCCTCACCGTGGAATGCCCCCAGGATC aacGAGCTAGTTTACCTGCTCATGGATGAGCGAGGGGACGAAAGGACTGAAATCTCTTCTTCACAGCTGGAAGAGATCCTACACCTTCACCACGGACAGGGAGACAATTTCCAGTTTAATATCAAGCTCTCCAGTCTTCAGCGTCAAGAGA GACTTCCCTCGCCGGGACACTGGCTCACGAGGAATCCTACGAGCGTTCACTCCTTAGAGGAGCTACTGAGGTCTGCTGCCTCTCGATGA